From Mucilaginibacter inviolabilis, a single genomic window includes:
- a CDS encoding YXWGXW repeat-containing protein, with translation MKKILKSFVLLAAFTIVMPQVYAQVSVGISISAHIAPPALPVYTQPVCPGDGYIWTPGYWAYADPDGYYWVPGVWVRPPHVGVLWTPAYWGYAGGVYGFHAGYWGPHVGFYGGVNYGFGYGGVGFGGGVWAGNVFRYNTAVANVNTTVIHNTYVNKTVINNNTTINNRTSFNGPGGVNANPNEQERRAMNENHIQPTSNQMDHQQTASRDHNQFASVNHGAPATTAMNRVNGRSFNQQGRIANGISSGKLNAGETKNLENREANLNKEVRTDRADNGGHLTGQERNQVNNQQNKLSNAIDADKHNANNANYGNNEVGQRRANQQQRIAQGIRNGQMNARQAARTENREQNINRNINADRRANDGRLTAQQHRQINHQQNRASRQISHQRHG, from the coding sequence ATGAAAAAGATATTAAAAAGCTTTGTTTTACTTGCAGCCTTTACCATTGTAATGCCGCAGGTTTATGCACAGGTAAGTGTTGGTATTAGTATATCAGCACATATTGCGCCACCGGCTTTACCCGTTTATACACAACCGGTTTGCCCTGGCGATGGCTACATCTGGACACCCGGTTATTGGGCTTATGCAGATCCGGATGGTTACTATTGGGTACCCGGTGTTTGGGTTAGGCCACCTCACGTAGGCGTATTATGGACTCCCGCATATTGGGGCTATGCAGGTGGCGTTTATGGTTTTCATGCGGGTTACTGGGGGCCTCATGTAGGCTTTTATGGCGGTGTTAATTATGGTTTTGGATATGGCGGTGTTGGCTTTGGTGGCGGTGTTTGGGCAGGTAATGTATTTAGATATAATACAGCTGTAGCTAATGTAAACACTACCGTGATACATAATACTTATGTAAACAAAACGGTGATCAATAATAATACTACTATAAATAATCGTACCAGCTTTAATGGACCTGGGGGAGTTAATGCAAATCCAAATGAGCAGGAACGCAGGGCTATGAATGAAAATCATATACAGCCTACGTCAAATCAGATGGATCATCAGCAAACCGCCAGCCGTGATCATAATCAGTTTGCATCTGTTAATCATGGCGCGCCGGCAACTACTGCTATGAACAGAGTAAACGGACGTAGCTTTAATCAACAAGGCCGCATTGCCAATGGTATATCTTCTGGCAAATTAAATGCCGGTGAAACCAAAAATCTCGAGAATCGTGAAGCTAACCTCAACAAAGAAGTTCGCACAGACAGAGCCGATAATGGTGGGCATTTAACCGGACAGGAACGCAACCAGGTTAATAACCAGCAAAACAAACTAAGCAATGCTATTGATGCAGATAAGCATAATGCTAACAATGCCAATTATGGAAACAATGAAGTTGGGCAAAGAAGAGCTAATCAACAACAAAGAATAGCTCAGGGAATCCGCAACGGACAAATGAATGCCAGGCAAGCTGCAAGGACCGAGAATCGTGAACAAAATATTAATCGCAATATCAACGCCGACAGACGGGCCAATGACGGACGATTGACCGCCCAGCAACACAGACAAATCAATCATCAACAAAACAGAGCCAGCAGGCAAATTTCTCATCAGCGTCATGGATAA
- a CDS encoding GIN domain-containing protein has protein sequence MIEIKGNGNIVSKEIPVSSFIRLHLASKGLIELVPSDEEKVLIETDENLLDYFEAVNSGRTLYISSEAKFRRPSFTRCNIKVYLRHIDTLYIRCDGGDVNCSQAITLNNPLEIKIQSMGNTTLNIYASAIKVLNQCAGNVTLKGKCGTLTIKNQSEGNLFALEMVADDLIIKNMAEGNVELYANRSISIAHWGQGDVHYAGNALLTDVKQYGDGIIKHVK, from the coding sequence ATGATTGAAATAAAAGGAAATGGGAACATAGTTTCCAAAGAGATACCGGTAAGCTCATTTATCAGGCTTCACCTGGCATCAAAAGGACTGATAGAATTGGTACCATCTGATGAAGAAAAAGTATTAATAGAGACCGACGAAAATTTGCTTGACTATTTTGAAGCAGTTAATTCGGGTCGTACTCTCTATATATCCTCCGAAGCAAAATTCAGGAGGCCATCTTTTACCAGGTGCAACATCAAGGTTTATTTACGCCATATAGACACCCTTTATATACGCTGCGACGGCGGTGATGTAAACTGTAGTCAAGCGATTACACTGAATAATCCGCTTGAGATAAAAATACAAAGCATGGGCAACACCACCCTGAACATTTATGCTTCAGCTATAAAAGTATTAAACCAATGCGCTGGGAATGTTACCCTTAAAGGCAAATGTGGTACGCTGACCATCAAAAATCAAAGCGAAGGAAATTTATTTGCACTGGAAATGGTTGCAGACGATTTGATTATCAAAAACATGGCGGAGGGTAATGTAGAATTGTATGCCAACAGATCAATCAGTATTGCTCACTGGGGTCAGGGTGATGTACACTACGCCGGCAATGCATTGCTGACAGACGTAAAACAATATGGAGATGGTATCATTAAACATGTTAAATAA
- a CDS encoding SDR family oxidoreductase, protein MKIVVIGGTGLIGSQTVKQLQQSGHEVIAASPNNGVNTLTGEGLKEVLQGANVVIDVSNSPSFEDVPVMNFFKTANENLLPAEKAAGVQHHIALSVVGTQKLQASGYFRAKQVQEDMIKASGIPYTIVHATQFFEFAGGIVQMGMVNGKVILPAANIQPIASKDVAAFMAKTALEKPANKILEIGGPEKYDMAAWIKQYLQATHKNNEVTSDAQALYSGAPITADTIVPENAVFLGQTHYAGWIAMPENQR, encoded by the coding sequence ATGAAGATAGTAGTTATCGGCGGTACCGGCCTTATCGGTAGTCAAACAGTTAAACAATTACAACAAAGCGGGCATGAAGTAATTGCCGCTTCACCAAACAACGGTGTCAATACCCTAACCGGCGAAGGCTTAAAAGAAGTGTTACAAGGTGCAAACGTTGTGATAGATGTATCTAACTCACCGTCTTTTGAAGATGTTCCGGTGATGAATTTTTTCAAAACAGCCAACGAAAATCTGTTACCTGCAGAAAAAGCAGCAGGGGTACAGCATCATATCGCCTTATCGGTAGTGGGAACTCAAAAACTACAGGCCAGCGGTTATTTCCGTGCAAAACAAGTACAGGAAGATATGATCAAAGCATCAGGTATCCCTTATACCATTGTGCATGCTACACAGTTTTTTGAATTTGCAGGAGGCATTGTTCAAATGGGTATGGTGAACGGGAAAGTAATACTTCCGGCAGCCAATATCCAGCCTATCGCAAGCAAAGATGTGGCGGCTTTTATGGCCAAAACAGCATTAGAAAAACCCGCCAACAAGATACTGGAAATAGGCGGCCCCGAAAAATATGATATGGCAGCATGGATAAAACAATATCTGCAGGCAACTCATAAAAACAACGAAGTAACATCTGATGCACAAGCTCTGTATTCAGGAGCACCAATTACTGCTGATACCATAGTACCGGAAAACGCTGTTTTCCTGGGCCAAACACATTACGCCGGATGGATAGCAATGCCTGAAAATCAGCGATAA
- a CDS encoding Crp/Fnr family transcriptional regulator — protein MTEQLYKHIQKLVPVFATGQEKIASFFQTKQVKKGELLLHENEICNTIYFVNEGCLYLFYDDNEEKQVVHFALENWWITDYKTFPDGRPAVYSIAAMEDSEITMISRKNYETLLLQYPLLALYFNKIHERAYGAALLKQKTFATVSKKDFYCYFRDTYPELIQRIPDTIFASYMGVSMKDLKTYQDLYVS, from the coding sequence ATGACCGAACAATTGTACAAGCATATCCAAAAACTTGTTCCTGTTTTTGCTACAGGGCAGGAAAAAATAGCATCATTCTTCCAAACAAAGCAGGTGAAAAAAGGGGAGTTGCTTTTACACGAAAACGAGATTTGCAACACTATTTATTTTGTTAATGAAGGGTGCTTGTACTTATTTTATGATGATAATGAAGAAAAACAAGTTGTACATTTTGCGCTGGAAAACTGGTGGATAACCGACTATAAAACATTCCCAGATGGCAGACCTGCTGTTTATTCAATTGCAGCGATGGAAGATTCGGAAATTACCATGATAAGCAGGAAAAACTACGAAACACTGTTGTTGCAATATCCCTTACTGGCGTTATATTTCAATAAAATTCATGAGCGGGCCTATGGAGCAGCCTTATTGAAGCAGAAAACATTTGCTACCGTATCCAAAAAAGATTTCTATTGCTATTTCAGAGATACTTATCCGGAATTGATCCAAAGAATACCTGATACCATTTTTGCCAGCTATATGGGTGTTTCGATGAAAGATTTAAAGACTTACCAGGACCTTTATGTTTCTTAA
- a CDS encoding helix-turn-helix transcriptional regulator — translation MPFELKDAASNDMLYIHPLDEAGFNMDELKTELVNLNLPFGDMQTRIWIFNGIRMSYSESVFREQVTLDWRGDMKMVTMYFSLKGKLLLVDKHLNKQFELNTNQHNLFYGKEAEGKMKVEELKMRSFMIQFTEDAFLNITRDGNDTLKRFADKILKGEPAALSADNLSINLAIQSCIHAAINCKFTDSLKKMFLFSKAIEILVLQAESYNQLLSPIKIYAKTDYDKERLVYARDYLIQHMEVPPSLTQLARVAGINEYKLKRGFKEMFGTTVFSYLAESRLELAKIDLLEARKSVTEIAFELGYSSVQHFSAAFKKKFNVAPSQLR, via the coding sequence ATGCCATTTGAATTAAAAGACGCGGCCAGTAATGATATGCTGTATATCCATCCTCTTGATGAGGCTGGCTTTAATATGGATGAGCTAAAAACAGAATTGGTTAATTTGAATTTACCATTTGGCGATATGCAAACGCGTATCTGGATATTTAATGGTATCCGGATGAGCTATTCTGAATCTGTTTTCAGGGAGCAGGTTACGTTGGACTGGCGGGGCGATATGAAAATGGTGACCATGTACTTTAGCCTGAAAGGTAAATTGCTTTTGGTAGATAAACACCTGAACAAGCAATTTGAACTGAACACCAATCAACACAATCTTTTTTATGGCAAAGAGGCAGAAGGTAAGATGAAGGTAGAGGAACTAAAAATGCGATCGTTCATGATCCAGTTTACCGAAGATGCTTTTCTGAACATTACCCGCGATGGTAACGATACACTGAAAAGATTTGCTGATAAAATATTAAAGGGAGAGCCGGCCGCGCTATCTGCTGATAATTTAAGTATCAATCTGGCTATTCAAAGTTGTATCCATGCTGCCATTAATTGTAAATTTACCGACTCTTTAAAAAAGATGTTTTTGTTTTCCAAAGCCATCGAAATACTGGTTTTACAAGCCGAATCTTATAATCAGCTGCTTAGCCCGATAAAAATATACGCTAAAACAGATTATGATAAGGAACGTCTGGTTTATGCCCGCGATTATCTAATACAGCATATGGAAGTGCCGCCAAGCTTAACGCAATTAGCTCGTGTGGCAGGTATCAACGAGTATAAGTTAAAGAGGGGTTTTAAGGAGATGTTCGGCACTACTGTATTCAGTTACTTGGCCGAAAGTCGCCTGGAACTGGCCAAGATTGATTTGCTAGAGGCACGGAAATCAGTTACGGAGATTGCATTTGAATTAGGTTATTCTTCCGTTCAGCATTTTAGTGCTGCTTTTAAAAAGAAATTCAACGTGGCGCCAAGCCAGTTAAGGTAA
- a CDS encoding regulatory protein RecX translates to MDEPKKIKISNPEVALAKAEHFCAYQERSQQEVRDKLYEWGLWPDAVEQTISRLIEGGFLNEDRFAKAYVKGKFSQKAWGKIKIKQGLKLKRVPDVLIKKALLTIDLDDYMTALTRLLEKKATMVIEKNEFKRRYKLQQYAMSRGYEADLIAEVLKNSDL, encoded by the coding sequence ATGGACGAGCCTAAAAAAATTAAAATAAGCAACCCGGAAGTAGCATTGGCCAAGGCCGAACATTTTTGCGCGTACCAGGAACGCTCGCAGCAGGAAGTTAGGGATAAGCTTTATGAATGGGGACTTTGGCCCGACGCTGTGGAACAAACCATTAGCCGACTGATTGAAGGTGGTTTTTTGAATGAGGATCGTTTCGCCAAAGCTTATGTGAAAGGTAAATTTAGTCAGAAAGCCTGGGGCAAAATCAAAATAAAACAAGGCCTGAAACTGAAACGTGTACCCGATGTGCTGATCAAAAAGGCATTGCTCACTATTGATCTTGATGACTATATGACCGCCCTAACCCGCTTGCTGGAGAAAAAAGCGACAATGGTAATCGAAAAAAATGAATTTAAACGCCGTTACAAACTACAGCAGTATGCCATGAGCCGTGGATATGAAGCCGACCTGATAGCTGAAGTTTTGAAAAACAGCGACTTATAA
- a CDS encoding LuxR C-terminal-related transcriptional regulator yields the protein MNNFSEELPAFLGPGFKIPQSFFKPKFNDGESAFFVVDCPTNKLCYMQGPLVDEIGINEDQFKAKGFDLWVSLIHPDDVERVLAEYVDFTHAIHEYHQITPGKKSNKQILEFRFKMINQEYLWVRETKIIIAHKQQPDQTKAVGKLTDITQQKNDYQSSLEKFRLKKEQDNVMVKAWAKLLESKNKPGIDQTLVDQYYPDLDVLTKREKEVLKCIGEGFSSKQISDKLFISNNTVETHRRHLLEKLKVKNSAELISRTARIS from the coding sequence ATGAATAATTTTTCAGAAGAATTACCGGCTTTCCTGGGTCCTGGTTTCAAGATACCACAGAGTTTTTTTAAACCTAAATTTAATGATGGTGAAAGCGCATTTTTTGTTGTCGATTGCCCTACTAACAAACTTTGCTACATGCAAGGCCCCCTGGTAGATGAAATTGGTATAAATGAAGATCAATTTAAAGCCAAAGGCTTTGATCTTTGGGTATCACTTATACATCCCGATGATGTAGAAAGAGTGCTGGCAGAATACGTTGATTTTACTCACGCCATTCACGAATATCACCAAATTACCCCTGGAAAAAAAAGCAATAAACAAATATTAGAGTTTAGGTTTAAAATGATAAATCAAGAATATTTATGGGTACGGGAAACAAAAATAATTATTGCCCATAAACAACAGCCTGACCAAACTAAAGCCGTTGGTAAACTAACCGATATTACTCAACAAAAGAATGATTATCAATCCAGTCTGGAAAAATTTCGCCTAAAAAAAGAGCAGGATAATGTGATGGTAAAAGCCTGGGCCAAATTACTCGAATCTAAAAACAAACCAGGTATCGATCAAACTTTGGTTGATCAATATTATCCAGACCTGGATGTTTTGACCAAAAGAGAAAAAGAAGTTTTAAAATGTATTGGTGAAGGGTTTTCATCAAAACAAATTTCTGATAAGCTTTTTATAAGTAATAATACGGTAGAAACCCATCGCAGGCATTTATTGGAAAAATTAAAAGTAAAAAACTCTGCCGAACTAATCAGTCGTACCGCCAGGATCTCATAA
- a CDS encoding DUF6326 family protein codes for MNSQTTTSNKFQDFKINTRIKLSALWIAVMLLYVYGDVFSMFIPERLKGLLEGDSGAGATTPAVLMAYTLVVAIPISLVLISLILRPAITRLLNIIIGIIYTLIQLLTVTMLTPLKPMWYFYILLGVLESVVTIMIIWHAWRWPEQNTVEH; via the coding sequence ATGAATTCACAAACTACAACGTCTAACAAATTTCAGGATTTTAAAATCAATACAAGGATTAAGCTATCTGCTTTATGGATCGCCGTAATGTTACTTTACGTTTATGGAGATGTTTTTTCCATGTTTATTCCTGAAAGATTGAAAGGATTACTGGAGGGGGATAGCGGGGCGGGTGCTACTACTCCTGCGGTATTAATGGCCTATACATTGGTGGTTGCAATTCCTATAAGCCTGGTGTTAATATCATTAATACTAAGGCCTGCAATAACGCGTCTGCTTAATATCATCATCGGAATTATATATACATTAATTCAATTGCTTACAGTAACCATGCTCACCCCTTTGAAACCAATGTGGTACTTTTATATATTACTCGGGGTATTGGAAAGTGTAGTTACCATCATGATCATATGGCATGCCTGGCGCTGGCCTGAACAAAATACGGTTGAGCATTAA
- a CDS encoding serine hydrolase domain-containing protein, with amino-acid sequence MPKTKSIRVLKVLALAVLATLTMCCKKNKDATANESCGIGANHHPNSSKYQRIIDKFMEAGASGVSVTVISPQGTWSGTGGKADVQNNINLTPCNTLRVGSMSKMFTAATVLKLQEAGVLKITDKINKYIPRSITDHIANANDVTIEQCMDHRSGITDYLTASTISAILNLSIVKNSAEDNLKLIYGKSADFPPGENMVYSNSNYLLLSEVIKYATGKKAYDVVTEKIITPLQLQNTFASTTVPNTLSKSYYDVDNNGIMKDVTNLDNNAVGGEDELDGGIISNSYDVAKFLEALLTGKVISQQSLAQMETFYDIPPSQLPLDLRYYKQYGLGLMKAETDHGTVIGHDGHVYGFIGKAFYFPEQKITMVILLNGFSNKVQAVLDAKETFNYLF; translated from the coding sequence ATGCCTAAAACGAAATCAATTAGAGTACTAAAAGTACTTGCCTTAGCAGTACTAGCAACCTTAACCATGTGTTGTAAAAAGAACAAAGATGCTACTGCGAATGAGTCATGCGGTATCGGCGCAAACCATCATCCCAACAGCAGTAAGTATCAGCGCATAATTGATAAATTTATGGAAGCTGGTGCATCTGGAGTCAGTGTAACCGTTATTTCACCCCAGGGTACCTGGTCCGGAACCGGTGGTAAGGCCGATGTGCAGAACAATATTAATTTAACACCTTGTAATACCTTGCGTGTTGGTAGTATGTCAAAAATGTTCACTGCGGCAACTGTTTTAAAACTACAGGAAGCAGGTGTTTTAAAAATAACAGATAAAATAAACAAGTATATCCCCAGAAGCATCACCGATCACATTGCCAATGCAAATGATGTAACTATTGAACAGTGTATGGATCATAGATCTGGAATTACAGATTATTTAACGGCAAGTACCATAAGCGCCATACTCAATTTATCAATCGTTAAAAATTCTGCGGAAGATAATCTGAAACTGATTTATGGAAAAAGCGCCGATTTCCCGCCAGGGGAAAATATGGTATATTCCAACTCCAACTATCTCTTGCTTTCTGAAGTAATAAAGTACGCAACGGGTAAAAAAGCCTATGATGTAGTGACAGAAAAGATAATTACTCCACTTCAACTTCAAAATACATTTGCCAGTACCACGGTACCCAATACACTTTCAAAATCATATTATGATGTTGACAATAATGGGATCATGAAAGATGTAACCAATTTAGATAATAACGCCGTGGGCGGAGAAGACGAATTAGATGGAGGGATTATTTCCAATTCATACGATGTAGCTAAATTTTTAGAGGCTTTGCTAACCGGAAAGGTTATTTCACAACAATCATTAGCCCAGATGGAAACATTTTATGATATACCGCCAAGCCAGTTGCCTTTGGATCTGAGGTACTATAAACAGTATGGTTTGGGCTTAATGAAAGCAGAAACCGATCATGGGACTGTGATAGGGCATGATGGCCATGTGTATGGTTTTATAGGAAAAGCATTTTATTTTCCGGAACAAAAAATTACAATGGTTATACTGCTGAATGGATTTTCCAACAAAGTTCAGGCTGTACTTGATGCCAAAGAAACATTTAACTATTTATTTTGA
- a CDS encoding FAD-dependent oxidoreductase, translating to MLNKMGATNKPVIIIGAGYAGLSLALFLKKAGIPSIVFEAYSEVKGGGGIGLAPNGINILKELGLSEKVINTGKTFDYNNFRNYKGKFLARIKLNAIKKYGQPFVMISRAMLQQILYQEVVEQGITVNFQKRLQDISEGAEGITTIFDDGSRVEGGLLIGADGIHSTTRKIIFNNAFPEEYTGFYGSGGFTQRSAVWHYLGQYDHDALNLSFGLNGFFGFNFQTTDELMWWCSLELPEQDAKQTLMNLSAEALKSKLAVDYKDFYQPVQQLIVNSDHIIKTVMYDMPSLPEWHKGKIILIGDAAHAVSPTSGLGASLALEDAMILAKLLRKYTTTEYPKAFFDFQSIRKSRVEKVRADAQKHNTDKKVHTPISAWFRDTIMSIFLRLFELGSVDWKYDYKIKWDD from the coding sequence ATGTTAAATAAGATGGGAGCTACCAATAAACCCGTAATCATTATAGGAGCTGGCTATGCGGGCCTATCCTTGGCTTTATTTTTGAAAAAAGCAGGTATTCCATCAATTGTTTTTGAGGCATATTCTGAGGTAAAAGGAGGCGGCGGCATAGGTCTGGCTCCTAACGGCATAAACATATTAAAGGAGTTGGGCTTGAGTGAAAAGGTGATCAATACCGGAAAGACCTTCGATTATAATAATTTCAGGAATTACAAAGGAAAGTTTCTGGCGAGGATAAAGCTCAATGCTATCAAAAAGTACGGACAACCATTCGTGATGATCTCCCGGGCAATGTTACAGCAGATACTTTACCAGGAAGTGGTTGAACAGGGCATCACAGTAAACTTCCAAAAACGGTTGCAGGATATCAGTGAGGGTGCAGAAGGAATAACCACTATTTTTGATGATGGAAGCAGAGTAGAGGGAGGGCTGTTAATTGGCGCTGACGGCATACATTCCACAACCCGGAAAATCATCTTTAACAATGCTTTCCCCGAAGAATATACTGGTTTTTATGGCTCCGGAGGATTTACGCAAAGATCGGCGGTTTGGCATTACCTTGGACAGTATGACCATGATGCCCTTAACCTGTCCTTTGGGTTAAATGGCTTTTTTGGTTTTAATTTCCAAACTACAGATGAACTGATGTGGTGGTGCAGCTTGGAATTACCGGAGCAGGATGCTAAACAAACTTTAATGAATCTTTCGGCAGAGGCGCTAAAAAGCAAATTAGCTGTTGATTATAAAGATTTTTACCAACCCGTCCAGCAATTGATCGTCAACTCAGATCATATCATCAAAACTGTTATGTATGATATGCCCAGCCTGCCCGAATGGCATAAAGGCAAAATCATTTTAATAGGCGACGCTGCACATGCGGTGAGTCCCACCAGCGGCCTGGGAGCATCCTTAGCTTTGGAAGATGCCATGATATTAGCCAAACTACTCAGGAAATATACTACAACCGAGTATCCTAAGGCTTTTTTCGATTTTCAATCTATCAGAAAATCGCGGGTGGAGAAAGTACGTGCCGATGCCCAAAAACATAATACCGATAAAAAAGTGCACACGCCCATCTCGGCATGGTTTAGGGATACTATCATGTCTATTTTTCTCAGACTATTTGAATTAGGCTCAGTCGACTGGAAGTACGATTATAAAATTAAATGGGACGATTAA
- a CDS encoding Crp/Fnr family transcriptional regulator, whose amino-acid sequence MHPLIQHIQKITSDSGVDGDAILPFFETKIFKKKDILQEEDKRCLWYFFVIKGCLRLYFTDYNGVEQTMQFALENWWMTDLNAFRSGQRSGYTIQALEATEVLAITAANYELLMAKFPITESYFRLIYERAYAASLLRIRMISRMPKDEFYELFQSRYPEFIQRIPQKVLASFLGFTPEYLSELRKHKVKGKNNS is encoded by the coding sequence ATGCACCCACTTATACAACACATTCAAAAAATCACCTCCGATTCCGGGGTAGACGGAGATGCCATATTACCCTTTTTTGAAACCAAAATATTTAAGAAAAAAGACATTTTACAGGAAGAGGACAAGCGTTGTTTGTGGTATTTTTTTGTAATAAAAGGATGTCTTCGTTTATATTTTACAGATTATAATGGAGTAGAACAAACCATGCAATTTGCATTGGAAAACTGGTGGATGACAGATTTGAACGCTTTTCGGTCCGGGCAGAGATCAGGATATACCATCCAGGCGCTGGAAGCAACGGAGGTGCTGGCCATTACCGCCGCAAACTATGAATTGCTCATGGCAAAGTTTCCCATCACCGAGAGCTATTTCCGATTGATATACGAGCGGGCTTATGCTGCCTCTTTGCTCCGCATCCGGATGATCTCCAGGATGCCTAAGGATGAATTTTATGAGCTGTTTCAATCCAGGTATCCCGAATTTATTCAACGGATCCCACAAAAAGTTTTGGCCTCTTTTTTGGGCTTTACACCTGAATACCTAAGTGAATTACGAAAACATAAAGTAAAGGGAAAAAATAATTCATGA
- a CDS encoding SRPBCC family protein, whose product METANNTAITVESIVNAPVTKVWESWTKPEHITQWCQASDDWHAPYADNDLRVDGSFTTTMAAKDGSFSFDFGGIYTAVEDNRLIEYTVGDGRKVSIIFENQGNSTKVIETFDPENTNPIEMQRGGWQAILDNFKKYTETL is encoded by the coding sequence ATGGAAACAGCAAATAACACAGCAATAACTGTAGAGAGCATTGTAAATGCTCCCGTAACAAAAGTTTGGGAATCATGGACAAAACCCGAGCATATTACCCAATGGTGCCAGGCATCTGATGATTGGCATGCACCTTATGCAGATAACGATCTGCGCGTGGATGGAAGCTTCACAACCACAATGGCAGCCAAGGACGGCAGCTTTAGTTTTGATTTTGGAGGTATTTACACCGCTGTAGAAGATAATCGCCTTATTGAATATACTGTTGGCGACGGCAGAAAGGTTTCCATCATTTTTGAAAACCAGGGCAATAGTACTAAGGTAATTGAAACCTTTGATCCTGAAAATACAAACCCTATCGAAATGCAACGTGGAGGATGGCAGGCTATTCTTGATAATTTCAAGAAGTATACCGAAACACTATAA
- a CDS encoding flavin-containing monooxygenase codes for MKDKIMVYDTVVIGGGQAGLAMGYYLKEQQRDFLIIDGEEQIGNSWRKRWDSLKLFTPKIHNQLPGLLNEFETSGRTSKNNMADYLESYAAKLKLPILLNTRVSRLDKTRSGYTLITTSGTINCKHVVIATGANHAAKIPSFAEELNKKIFQIHSSNYKNIASLPDGEVLIVGSATSGIEIALEIPASRKPTLAGMPTTILPAFLFKIGGLSWWIFKNILTIRNSLGRKMRIGYLKGGAVSPLLLARLDQSAVNRKPRVVRLNNGFPELENGEVVYPDIVIWCTGYQPDFSWINFYFKKENGWPIAPRGIVPDQKGLYFIGMPFQYNSTSSLVGGVGADAAYIAEHIKKSS; via the coding sequence ATGAAAGACAAGATAATGGTATATGATACGGTTGTTATTGGGGGCGGACAGGCTGGCTTAGCCATGGGATACTATCTGAAAGAACAACAACGTGATTTCTTGATTATTGATGGAGAAGAGCAAATAGGCAACTCCTGGCGTAAAAGGTGGGATTCGTTAAAATTATTTACTCCTAAAATTCATAATCAACTTCCGGGATTATTAAATGAATTCGAAACCTCGGGTCGTACCTCTAAAAACAACATGGCAGATTATCTTGAATCATACGCTGCCAAATTAAAACTACCCATCCTATTGAACACACGTGTATCACGACTGGATAAAACACGATCGGGCTATACTCTGATTACTACATCCGGAACAATTAATTGTAAACATGTAGTAATAGCCACAGGAGCAAATCATGCAGCTAAAATCCCTTCATTTGCGGAAGAGCTTAATAAAAAGATATTTCAAATCCATTCATCAAACTATAAAAACATAGCATCCTTACCAGATGGAGAGGTACTTATAGTTGGATCGGCCACTTCAGGTATTGAAATCGCATTGGAGATACCAGCCAGCCGGAAACCTACCCTTGCAGGTATGCCTACAACCATTTTACCGGCTTTTCTTTTTAAGATTGGGGGATTGTCCTGGTGGATCTTTAAAAATATTTTAACTATCCGTAATTCTTTAGGCAGAAAGATGAGAATTGGCTACCTTAAAGGAGGAGCAGTGTCTCCATTATTACTTGCCCGCCTTGATCAATCTGCGGTTAACCGTAAACCACGCGTGGTAAGACTAAATAATGGTTTCCCCGAACTGGAAAATGGAGAAGTGGTTTATCCCGACATTGTGATATGGTGTACGGGCTACCAACCTGATTTTTCATGGATTAATTTTTACTTTAAAAAGGAAAACGGATGGCCTATTGCCCCCCGGGGAATTGTACCTGATCAAAAAGGTCTTTATTTTATTGGAATGCCCTTTCAATATAACTCAACCTCGAGCCTGGTGGGTGGTGTGGGCGCGGATGCAGCATATATTGCTGAACACATCAAAAAAAGCAGCTAA